Proteins encoded by one window of Deinococcus sp. KSM4-11:
- the accD gene encoding acetyl-CoA carboxylase, carboxyltransferase subunit beta: MALDRFFRRRRPQQKGEGTDMPDLWTQCPNCKEGLYNRDLEANAFVCPKCGFHMRVDAGNRVTLLIDDGSWTQLSGPVRPVDRLGFVDTEAYTARLERAQRKAGRPDAILTGHGTLEGLPITLAVMDFAFSGGSMGSVVGEEIARAAEHAAWHGTPLIIVTASGGARMQESALSLMQMAKTTVALEGLSARGLPYVSLLTDPTTGGVTASFATIADVIVAEPGALIGFAGPRVIQQTIRQNLPEGFQRAEFLLEHGMVDAVVDRREHRTYLASLLGLLTHREASA; this comes from the coding sequence ATGGCCCTAGATCGTTTTTTCCGTCGCCGCCGCCCGCAGCAGAAGGGTGAGGGCACGGACATGCCGGACCTGTGGACACAGTGTCCCAACTGCAAGGAAGGGCTGTACAACCGTGACCTGGAGGCGAACGCGTTCGTGTGCCCCAAGTGCGGCTTTCACATGCGCGTGGACGCTGGCAACCGCGTGACCCTGCTAATTGACGACGGCAGCTGGACGCAGCTGTCCGGGCCGGTGCGTCCGGTCGACCGGCTGGGCTTCGTGGACACAGAGGCCTACACCGCGCGGCTGGAACGCGCGCAGCGCAAGGCCGGGCGGCCCGACGCGATCCTGACCGGACACGGCACGCTGGAAGGTCTGCCCATCACGCTGGCGGTCATGGACTTCGCGTTCTCCGGCGGCAGCATGGGCAGCGTGGTCGGCGAGGAGATCGCCCGCGCGGCCGAGCACGCCGCGTGGCATGGCACGCCCCTGATCATCGTGACCGCCAGCGGCGGGGCCAGGATGCAGGAAAGCGCGCTGTCCCTGATGCAGATGGCCAAGACCACGGTGGCGCTGGAGGGCCTGAGTGCCCGTGGCCTGCCCTACGTGAGCCTGCTGACGGATCCGACGACCGGCGGCGTGACCGCCAGTTTCGCCACCATCGCGGACGTGATCGTGGCCGAGCCTGGCGCCTTGATCGGCTTCGCGGGCCCGCGCGTGATCCAGCAGACCATCCGCCAGAATCTTCCCGAGGGCTTCCAGCGTGCCGAGTTCCTGCTGGAGCACGGCATGGTGGATGCCGTCGTGGATCGCCGCGAGCACCGCACGTACCTGGCCTCCCTGCTCGGCCTGCTCACCCACCGTGAGGCCAGCGCGTGA
- the nuoK gene encoding NADH-quinone oxidoreductase subunit NuoK, which translates to MVPTASYVALSGILFALGMIGVLTRRTAIMIFLSVELMLNAANIALVAFARAWGDPTGQTAVFIVMTLAAAEVAIGLAIIVAIFRKRETTNVDDLAGMKG; encoded by the coding sequence ATGGTGCCGACCGCCTCGTACGTGGCCCTGTCCGGCATCCTGTTCGCGCTGGGCATGATCGGCGTACTGACCCGCCGCACGGCCATCATGATCTTCCTGTCGGTGGAACTGATGCTGAACGCCGCGAACATCGCCCTGGTGGCGTTTGCCCGCGCGTGGGGCGACCCGACCGGACAGACCGCCGTGTTCATCGTGATGACCCTGGCCGCCGCCGAGGTGGCGATCGGCCTGGCGATCATTGTCGCCATCTTCCGCAAACGCGAGACGACCAACGTGGACGATCTCGCGGGCATGAAAGGCTGA
- the nuoI gene encoding NADH-quinone oxidoreductase subunit NuoI: protein MGVLEIAKGMGLTLGKMFQKPITVSYPEQRATLQPRFRGRHILTRHPGTNLEKCIGCSLCAAACPAYAIYVEAAENDPANPTSPGERYAKVYEINMLRCIFCGMCEEACPTGAVVMGNEFEMADYRYGDFVYGKEDMLVGMQGSLPQRREAARTGKPVRLGFQVEGGVRAELEGVTYPK, encoded by the coding sequence ATGGGCGTTCTTGAAATTGCCAAGGGGATGGGCCTGACGCTGGGCAAGATGTTCCAGAAGCCCATCACGGTCAGTTACCCCGAGCAGCGGGCCACGCTGCAGCCGCGCTTCCGTGGACGCCACATCCTCACGCGGCATCCCGGCACGAATCTCGAGAAGTGCATCGGGTGCAGCCTGTGCGCGGCCGCGTGCCCGGCGTACGCGATCTACGTGGAGGCCGCCGAGAACGATCCGGCGAACCCCACGAGTCCTGGGGAGCGCTACGCGAAGGTGTACGAGATCAACATGCTGCGCTGCATCTTCTGCGGCATGTGCGAGGAAGCCTGCCCGACCGGCGCCGTGGTGATGGGCAACGAGTTCGAGATGGCCGACTACCGCTACGGCGACTTCGTGTACGGCAAGGAGGACATGCTGGTCGGCATGCAGGGCAGCCTGCCGCAGCGCCGCGAGGCCGCCCGCACTGGCAAACCCGTGCGGCTGGGCTTCCAGGTCGAGGGTGGCGTGCGCGCCGAACTGGAGGGGGTGACGTACCCGAAATGA
- a CDS encoding NADH-quinone oxidoreductase subunit M, with the protein MIFLPMFGSLILLVTPKRWRDEMAGLLSALTLGFGFMIWRAGGSGPLDVNWVPALGITYSTELSGVSLALAMVTAFMSFIAVLYAARRIPNPGTMLSLILAMETGLIGIFAARDLVLFYVFFEDALLPSLLMLAIYGKQGRMRALVKFAAYTLFGSLLMLVSIIGIKYLGGSPTFALADLRTHVLPAGSTQTWLYVAFLTAMAVKLPLWPLHAWLPDFHEQNHDSGIPDVMGTLYKVGGYGVFTFGITLFPDASLELRPILMGLAAFTALYAAWIAFHQQDWKRLLAYAGLSHMGFVALGVFSLNETAVIGAMYLLAFQNLYTGALFLAVGMVQERTGSIQVRVGGVMTQAGALGGLTLALWLASIAVPGMAGFVGEFSILLGAYQVYPWLAFLAGITTIAAAAYALTAFQHTFWQARPPGGIPVRDLVHTEWLILALPLGIAIFFGVYSAPALNLMQPAVKAVLTALGGQ; encoded by the coding sequence ATGATCTTCCTGCCCATGTTCGGCAGCCTGATCCTGCTGGTCACGCCGAAACGCTGGCGCGACGAAATGGCGGGCCTCCTCTCGGCCCTCACGCTGGGCTTCGGCTTCATGATCTGGCGCGCCGGGGGCAGCGGCCCGCTGGACGTGAACTGGGTGCCAGCCCTGGGAATCACGTACTCCACAGAACTGTCCGGCGTGAGCCTCGCGCTGGCGATGGTCACGGCGTTCATGTCGTTCATCGCGGTGCTGTACGCGGCGCGGCGCATTCCGAACCCCGGCACCATGCTCTCTCTGATCCTGGCGATGGAAACGGGCCTGATCGGCATCTTCGCCGCGCGGGATCTGGTGCTGTTCTACGTGTTCTTCGAGGACGCGCTGCTGCCCTCGCTGCTGATGCTCGCCATCTACGGCAAGCAGGGCCGCATGCGTGCCCTGGTGAAGTTCGCGGCGTACACGCTATTCGGCTCGCTGCTGATGCTGGTCTCGATCATCGGCATCAAGTACCTGGGCGGCAGTCCCACCTTCGCGCTCGCCGACCTGAGAACGCACGTCCTGCCCGCCGGGAGCACCCAGACGTGGCTGTACGTGGCGTTCCTGACCGCCATGGCCGTGAAGCTGCCGCTGTGGCCGCTGCACGCGTGGCTGCCGGATTTCCACGAGCAGAACCACGACAGCGGCATCCCGGACGTCATGGGCACGCTGTACAAGGTCGGCGGATACGGGGTGTTCACCTTCGGGATCACCCTGTTCCCGGATGCCAGCCTGGAGCTGCGCCCGATTCTGATGGGCCTCGCGGCCTTCACGGCGCTGTACGCCGCGTGGATCGCGTTCCACCAACAGGACTGGAAACGCCTGCTCGCCTACGCGGGGCTCTCGCACATGGGCTTCGTCGCGCTGGGCGTATTCTCCCTGAACGAGACGGCCGTGATCGGCGCGATGTACCTGCTCGCCTTCCAGAACCTGTACACCGGCGCGCTGTTCCTCGCAGTCGGGATGGTGCAGGAACGCACCGGCAGCATTCAGGTGCGCGTGGGCGGCGTGATGACCCAGGCGGGCGCCCTGGGCGGCCTCACGCTGGCCCTGTGGCTGGCCTCGATCGCGGTGCCCGGTATGGCGGGCTTCGTCGGTGAGTTCTCGATCCTGCTCGGCGCGTACCAGGTGTACCCGTGGCTGGCGTTCCTGGCCGGGATCACCACCATTGCTGCCGCCGCGTATGCCCTCACGGCCTTCCAGCACACCTTCTGGCAGGCGCGGCCGCCCGGCGGGATACCCGTCCGCGACCTCGTGCATACCGAGTGGCTGATCCTAGCCCTGCCGCTGGGCATCGCGATCTTCTTCGGCGTGTATTCCGCGCCCGCCCTGAACCTGATGCAACCCGCCGTGAAAGCCGTGCTCACCGCACTCGGGGGACAATAA
- a CDS encoding NADH-quinone oxidoreductase subunit J: MMIAFVLLGALAIAGGVTTIAARNAVHAALGLVGTLLCVGGLFATMSASFLAATQVIVYAGAIMVLFLFVIMLLNANSPITSADPIPYVRELAGIGGTVLAGAFVVLAFTYKDPQPLAVGVKGVGDGTALVMGETLLTRFLLPFEAVSILLLVAIVGAVALVQRPAAEPDGVDDTEEVLLPSVPATVSRLPEREVRA, encoded by the coding sequence ATGATGATCGCGTTCGTTCTTCTGGGCGCGCTGGCCATCGCGGGCGGCGTGACCACCATCGCGGCCCGGAACGCGGTGCATGCCGCCCTCGGGCTGGTCGGCACGCTGCTGTGCGTGGGCGGGCTGTTCGCCACCATGAGCGCGTCGTTCCTGGCGGCCACGCAGGTCATCGTGTACGCCGGAGCGATCATGGTGCTGTTCCTGTTCGTGATCATGCTGCTGAACGCGAACTCCCCGATCACCAGCGCCGACCCGATTCCATACGTGCGCGAACTCGCCGGGATCGGCGGCACGGTGCTGGCGGGGGCCTTCGTGGTGCTGGCCTTCACGTACAAAGATCCCCAGCCGCTCGCCGTGGGCGTGAAGGGCGTGGGGGACGGCACGGCGCTGGTCATGGGAGAGACGCTCCTGACCCGCTTCCTGCTGCCCTTCGAGGCCGTGAGCATCCTGCTGCTGGTCGCCATCGTGGGCGCAGTCGCGCTGGTGCAGCGCCCGGCGGCCGAGCCGGACGGCGTGGACGACACCGAGGAAGTCCTGTTGCCGTCCGTCCCGGCCACGGTGTCGCGCCTGCCCGAGCGGGAGGTGCGTGCCTGA
- the cutA gene encoding divalent-cation tolerance protein CutA, giving the protein MSLVVMVTIPPERAHDLARTLVAEHLAGCVNVIGGVQSVYRWQGEIAEDPETLLLIKTSGERYPELEARIKSLHPYEVPEIIALQFDRALPEFQSWLREALEDRK; this is encoded by the coding sequence ATGTCCCTGGTCGTGATGGTCACTATTCCCCCGGAGCGCGCCCATGACCTGGCCCGCACCCTGGTTGCCGAGCACCTCGCCGGCTGCGTGAACGTGATCGGCGGCGTACAGAGCGTGTACCGCTGGCAGGGCGAGATCGCCGAGGATCCGGAAACGCTGCTGCTGATCAAGACCAGCGGAGAACGCTATCCGGAACTTGAGGCGCGCATCAAGTCCCTGCACCCGTACGAGGTGCCGGAGATCATCGCCCTGCAGTTCGACCGGGCACTGCCGGAATTCCAGTCTTGGCTGCGCGAGGCGCTGGAAGACCGCAAGTAG
- a CDS encoding NADH-quinone oxidoreductase subunit N gives MLSTPTGTDVYAMGALFPILAVLLGALLSTLLGFWVSRRALTYMNIGWLLISGVWMMTLWNQGRQAFTHAVALSDGQPLITASLQADNPALLLGLVILVGSVMTLLVSLDTAWRARISFPEFDAMLMYAVTGALLMAFSGDLIVLLIGLEIMSLSGYVLATLQDSRRAEESGLKYFLLGAVGSAILIYGIAFVYGATGSLNFAEISLRVGSVSGLLPQNTGILVGGALLVLIGFAFKIALVPFHQWTPDVYSGAPTSISLFLSTVVKVAVFAGMLRVFSGALADAPGWASVLQILTAATLIIGNSAALLQRNFKRMLAYSAVAHTGFLAMALLGTPATGGAALTYYLLVYTLMTAAALAIVAALQRSEVGMEISDLRGLFYRHPAYAVALAICLASLAGLPPFAGFFGKYLAFQAAFQNGYVWLSVLAAVTSVAALIYYLRPGMLMFMPDRTPSREYAHGQRPPTTLAVVLGVAGVTLLGLLPNVWYGWVSNPAIWQLLAGR, from the coding sequence ATGCTGAGCACCCCCACCGGAACCGACGTGTACGCCATGGGCGCGCTGTTCCCGATCCTGGCCGTGCTGCTCGGCGCGCTCCTCAGCACCCTGCTGGGCTTCTGGGTCAGCCGCCGCGCCCTGACGTACATGAACATCGGCTGGCTGCTGATCTCCGGCGTCTGGATGATGACGCTGTGGAATCAGGGCCGGCAGGCCTTCACGCACGCCGTGGCCCTGTCCGACGGCCAACCGCTGATCACCGCGTCCCTCCAGGCCGACAACCCGGCCCTGCTGCTTGGCCTGGTCATCCTGGTCGGCAGCGTGATGACGCTGCTCGTGTCGCTTGACACCGCGTGGCGCGCGCGCATCTCCTTCCCAGAATTCGACGCCATGCTGATGTACGCCGTGACGGGCGCGCTGCTGATGGCCTTCAGCGGCGACCTGATCGTGCTGTTGATCGGTCTGGAAATCATGAGCCTGTCCGGGTACGTGCTGGCCACCCTGCAGGACTCGCGCCGCGCCGAGGAATCCGGCCTGAAGTACTTCCTGTTGGGCGCGGTTGGCAGCGCCATCCTGATCTACGGGATCGCGTTCGTGTACGGCGCGACCGGCAGCCTGAACTTCGCTGAGATCAGCCTGCGGGTCGGCTCGGTTAGCGGCCTGCTGCCGCAGAACACCGGCATCCTGGTCGGCGGGGCGCTGCTGGTGCTGATCGGCTTCGCGTTCAAGATCGCGCTCGTGCCCTTCCACCAGTGGACGCCGGACGTGTACTCCGGGGCGCCCACCAGCATCAGCCTGTTCCTGAGCACGGTCGTGAAGGTCGCCGTGTTCGCGGGCATGCTGCGCGTGTTCTCCGGCGCGCTGGCCGACGCGCCCGGCTGGGCCAGCGTGCTCCAGATCCTGACCGCCGCCACCCTGATCATCGGGAACAGCGCCGCCCTGCTGCAACGCAACTTCAAGCGCATGCTGGCGTACTCCGCTGTTGCGCACACCGGGTTCCTGGCCATGGCGCTGCTAGGCACGCCAGCCACGGGCGGCGCGGCCCTCACGTACTACCTGCTGGTGTACACCCTGATGACCGCCGCCGCGCTTGCCATCGTCGCCGCCTTGCAGCGCAGCGAGGTCGGCATGGAGATCTCGGATCTGCGCGGGCTGTTCTATCGCCACCCCGCCTACGCGGTCGCGCTGGCCATCTGCCTCGCGTCCCTGGCGGGGTTGCCGCCCTTCGCCGGCTTCTTCGGCAAGTACCTCGCCTTCCAGGCGGCCTTCCAGAACGGCTACGTGTGGCTCAGCGTGCTGGCCGCCGTGACCAGCGTGGCCGCGCTGATCTACTACCTGCGCCCCGGCATGCTGATGTTCATGCCGGACCGCACCCCCAGCCGCGAATACGCGCACGGCCAGCGGCCCCCCACCACCCTTGCCGTCGTGCTGGGCGTGGCCGGCGTGACCCTCCTGGGCCTGCTCCCGAACGTGTGGTACGGCTGGGTCAGCAACCCCGCCATCTGGCAACTGCTCGCCGGACGGTAG
- a CDS encoding LapA family protein has protein sequence MRTVVLIVVLVLLALFALLNTNSLMFPHTISLGFVTYTKVPMGLLLLILGTLLTLVFYFWAGISGLRAQADSARLLRDMEQLRVSLDSKEGSRFALLQTHIDERLNALPAASGTSELSAVNARIDALQRDVNLQLAQLDDYLKGKLG, from the coding sequence ATGCGGACGGTCGTCCTGATTGTGGTGCTGGTGCTGCTCGCGCTGTTTGCGCTGCTGAACACCAATTCCCTCATGTTCCCCCACACCATCAGCCTGGGCTTCGTGACGTACACGAAGGTGCCCATGGGGCTGCTCCTGTTGATCCTGGGAACGCTACTGACCCTGGTCTTCTATTTCTGGGCGGGTATTTCGGGCCTGCGGGCCCAGGCCGACAGCGCCCGTCTGCTGCGCGACATGGAGCAGCTGCGCGTCAGCCTGGACAGCAAGGAAGGCAGCCGCTTCGCCTTGCTGCAGACGCACATCGACGAGCGTCTGAATGCCCTGCCGGCCGCGTCCGGCACGAGCGAGCTGAGCGCCGTGAATGCCCGCATCGACGCGCTCCAGCGAGATGTGAACCTGCAACTTGCGCAGCTCGACGATTACCTGAAGGGCAAACTCGGGTGA
- the nuoL gene encoding NADH-quinone oxidoreductase subunit L, translated as MPLYLLPLLPLLGFALLICSPRLFPGRTGGWLGSGMVLLSFLIAVSRYFGLTDAPQHETLWTWLPNMALGDGNVTANLTVGFTWDQLSALMTLIITGVGFLIHVYSVSYMGHDPKFTRFFAFLNFFVAMMLILVLADSYPLMFVGWEGVGTASFLLIGFWFAGRGDAKDQASFEATNAEGTSNSNAARKAFIMNRIGDLGFMLGMFLLFKTFGTLNIPQLAERIGSVKFDQPTLELACLFLLVGAVGKSGQLPLTTWLPDAMAGPTPVSALIHAATMVTAGVYLVARSHFLYDLAPTASLWVAWVGGLTALYGALCALNQYDIKKILAYSTVSQLGYMFMAVGLHAYTAGVFHLLTHAFFKALLFLAAGAVIHAVHEEQDVRQMGGLRKFMPFTHIVSLMGVLAICGIPIWSGFFSKDAILAAAYGQNIGLYVIGLGVALLTAFYMGRWYFLVWQGEYRGHAHPHEADAIITAPLGILAALATLGGFLNVPAFLGGGHAFDGFLGKVVPPLEHELASSTELLLTVLAVAAGVLGLLWAYTSFRRDTLTNGPLGRTSTNALYLDTVYDNLISAPSRTISGALDIADRSTDGLINGIAGNAAAPGGLFTLWQSGFVRAYAVSMLLGTAAIIGYWALKTIGGGL; from the coding sequence GTGCCCCTTTACCTGTTACCGCTGCTGCCGCTGCTGGGCTTCGCCCTGCTGATCTGCTCGCCCCGCCTCTTCCCCGGCCGCACCGGCGGCTGGCTGGGCAGTGGCATGGTGCTGCTCAGCTTCCTGATCGCCGTCAGCCGCTACTTTGGCCTGACCGACGCGCCGCAGCACGAGACGCTGTGGACGTGGCTGCCGAACATGGCCCTCGGTGACGGGAACGTCACCGCAAACCTCACGGTGGGCTTCACCTGGGACCAGCTCTCCGCGCTGATGACCCTGATCATCACCGGCGTGGGGTTTCTGATCCACGTCTATTCCGTGTCGTATATGGGCCACGATCCCAAGTTCACGCGCTTCTTCGCGTTCCTGAACTTCTTCGTGGCGATGATGCTGATCCTGGTGCTTGCCGACTCGTACCCGCTGATGTTCGTCGGCTGGGAGGGTGTGGGCACCGCGTCGTTCCTGCTGATCGGCTTCTGGTTCGCCGGGCGCGGTGACGCGAAGGATCAGGCGTCGTTCGAAGCCACCAATGCCGAGGGCACCAGCAACAGCAATGCGGCCCGCAAGGCCTTCATCATGAACCGCATCGGCGACCTGGGCTTCATGCTGGGTATGTTCCTGCTGTTCAAGACCTTCGGCACGCTGAACATCCCGCAGCTGGCCGAACGCATCGGCAGCGTGAAGTTCGACCAGCCCACGCTGGAACTCGCGTGTCTGTTCCTGCTTGTCGGCGCGGTCGGTAAGTCCGGCCAGCTGCCGCTCACGACCTGGCTGCCGGACGCCATGGCCGGCCCCACGCCCGTCTCCGCGCTGATCCACGCGGCGACCATGGTCACGGCGGGCGTCTACCTCGTGGCCCGCAGCCACTTCCTGTACGACCTCGCGCCCACGGCGTCCCTGTGGGTCGCGTGGGTGGGCGGCCTGACCGCCCTGTACGGCGCGCTGTGTGCCCTGAACCAGTACGACATCAAGAAGATCCTCGCGTACTCCACCGTGTCGCAGCTGGGCTACATGTTCATGGCCGTCGGCCTGCACGCGTACACCGCTGGCGTGTTCCACCTGCTCACGCACGCGTTCTTCAAGGCGCTGCTGTTCCTCGCCGCCGGGGCCGTCATCCATGCCGTGCACGAGGAGCAGGACGTGCGGCAGATGGGCGGCCTGCGAAAGTTCATGCCCTTCACGCACATCGTCTCCCTGATGGGCGTCCTGGCGATCTGCGGCATTCCCATCTGGAGCGGGTTCTTCTCCAAGGACGCCATCCTGGCCGCCGCGTACGGGCAGAACATCGGCCTGTACGTCATTGGCCTGGGCGTGGCGCTGCTGACCGCGTTCTACATGGGCCGCTGGTATTTCCTGGTGTGGCAGGGCGAGTACCGTGGACACGCCCACCCGCACGAGGCCGACGCGATCATCACCGCGCCGCTCGGCATCCTGGCCGCGCTCGCCACGCTGGGCGGCTTCTTGAACGTTCCCGCCTTCCTGGGCGGTGGGCACGCCTTCGACGGGTTCCTGGGCAAGGTCGTGCCGCCCCTCGAACATGAGCTCGCGTCCTCCACCGAACTGCTGCTGACCGTCCTGGCGGTTGCGGCTGGGGTGCTGGGCCTGCTGTGGGCCTACACCTCGTTCCGGCGCGACACGCTCACGAACGGGCCGCTGGGCCGGACGAGCACCAACGCGCTGTACCTCGACACCGTGTACGACAACCTGATCAGCGCGCCCAGCCGCACCATCTCCGGCGCGCTCGACATTGCGGATCGCAGCACCGACGGTCTGATCAACGGCATTGCGGGCAACGCCGCCGCGCCGGGCGGGCTGTTCACGCTGTGGCAGAGCGGCTTCGTGCGGGCTTACGCGGTCAGCATGCTGCTCGGCACGGCCGCGATCATCGGGTACTGGGCGCTCAAGACCATCGGAGGTGGCCTGTGA
- the nuoH gene encoding NADH-quinone oxidoreductase subunit NuoH, giving the protein MPDWLAAALITLLKAVLVIFALLTTFAYMTLVERRLLARMQLRPGPNRVGPLGLLQPLADAIKSIFKEDVSVTLADKLVYTLAPIVAIAMALSAFGGLPAGPANSLFGEDPWVYNLNTGVLALLALTSMGVYGIFLGGWASGSKYPILGGLRSSAQMISYELGMGLSLLGLLMLVGTTSFQGIVIWQATHGWLILFQSLGFALFLISSFAETNRTPFDLPEAEQEIVAGYLTEYSAIKWALFQMAEYVNMITASAVMSTLFFGGWKGPQFLNGIIPGISDWPIIWLVVKIAFFLFTFIWVRATLPRLRYDQLMRFGWKLVLPVALANTMLTAAFLAYRGNGGLWFLAILSLAGLVALLIMSDRVRPLWNTPTVRREEDAVRPTPRPVGGD; this is encoded by the coding sequence ATGCCCGACTGGCTCGCCGCCGCCCTGATCACCCTGCTGAAGGCCGTGCTGGTGATCTTCGCGCTGCTCACCACCTTCGCGTACATGACCCTCGTGGAGCGCCGCCTGCTGGCCCGCATGCAGCTGCGCCCCGGTCCGAACCGCGTGGGGCCGCTGGGCCTGCTGCAACCTCTCGCAGACGCCATCAAGAGCATCTTCAAGGAGGATGTGAGCGTCACGCTGGCCGACAAGCTGGTGTACACGCTCGCGCCCATCGTGGCGATTGCCATGGCGCTGTCGGCCTTCGGGGGCCTGCCCGCTGGCCCGGCCAACAGCCTGTTCGGGGAAGACCCGTGGGTGTACAACCTGAATACGGGCGTCCTCGCGCTGCTCGCGTTGACCAGCATGGGCGTGTACGGCATCTTCCTGGGCGGCTGGGCGTCGGGCAGCAAGTACCCGATCCTGGGCGGCCTGCGGTCGAGCGCACAGATGATCAGCTACGAACTCGGCATGGGCCTGAGCCTGCTGGGCCTGCTGATGCTGGTCGGTACGACGTCCTTTCAGGGCATCGTGATCTGGCAGGCCACGCACGGCTGGCTGATCCTGTTCCAGTCGCTGGGCTTCGCGCTGTTCCTGATCAGCTCGTTCGCGGAGACGAACCGCACGCCCTTCGACCTGCCGGAAGCCGAGCAGGAGATCGTCGCCGGGTACCTCACGGAATACTCCGCGATCAAGTGGGCGCTGTTTCAGATGGCCGAATACGTGAACATGATCACCGCGTCGGCTGTAATGAGCACGCTGTTCTTCGGCGGCTGGAAAGGCCCGCAGTTCCTGAACGGGATCATCCCCGGCATCAGCGACTGGCCGATCATCTGGCTGGTCGTGAAGATCGCGTTCTTCCTCTTCACCTTCATCTGGGTGCGCGCCACGCTGCCCCGGCTGCGGTACGACCAGCTCATGCGCTTCGGCTGGAAGCTGGTGCTGCCGGTCGCCCTGGCGAACACCATGCTCACGGCCGCGTTCCTCGCGTACCGGGGCAACGGCGGCCTGTGGTTCCTGGCGATCCTCAGTCTGGCGGGTCTGGTCGCGCTGCTGATCATGAGTGACCGCGTGCGGCCGCTGTGGAACACGCCCACCGTCCGACGCGAGGAAGACGCCGTGCGGCCCACTCCCCGACCGGTGGGGGGGGACTGA